The Borrelia turcica IST7 genome includes a window with the following:
- a CDS encoding plasmid maintenance protein, with translation MAKAIQSKYHSLVNECSNRKQTNLIILVSTLDFVNNRHKQYTQKYLYHCFTLSQKRFNKKVISQEAFRKYLYTLAKLEITDNYCHRKGKQKGSDIRYTLLHDKTECHKMINNHFKKEKENKFSKKFDAYCKSKNKRLAKKNTYDKNQCINNKNNNIRNIEKRRTHSLSKSSRESFTKKETEHTNEKRRYEKYANKCEFVSLNILNLISKLDTTDRNKINHLKNYKRIELECRKAPASELEAIIFPIIENNYKNPYYLCKFNDYGCFNRIVEYFNGDKSKFEVKKGTIYKKSTFKLKDFNDNRKDALQKLLDNKKYELIKEKYRQVDLDIEFAKLFNKYKTKPHFILEYKKYKDLSKFIEYVKKSYSKTETREEIDANNRCALFSIILDRATYRYPNTEDIRLKVKNYMASIEKIEVALFKDNTYLNEFMEKLKSEEFMYTNDKKKNTLKVANNVS, from the coding sequence ATGGCAAAAGCCATACAATCAAAATACCACTCATTGGTCAATGAGTGTTCCAATAGAAAACAAACAAATCTTATTATTCTAGTATCAACACTTGATTTTGTAAACAATAGACATAAACAATATACACAAAAATATCTATATCATTGCTTTACACTTAGTCAAAAAAGATTTAATAAAAAAGTGATTTCACAAGAAGCTTTTAGAAAATACTTATACACACTTGCAAAATTAGAAATAACAGATAATTATTGCCATAGAAAAGGGAAGCAAAAAGGAAGTGATATTAGATATACCTTACTACATGATAAAACAGAGTGTCACAAGATGATTAATAATCATTTTAAAAAAGAAAAAGAGAATAAATTCTCTAAAAAATTTGATGCTTACTGTAAAAGTAAAAATAAAAGGTTAGCAAAAAAAAATACCTATGACAAAAACCAGTGTATTAATAATAAAAATAATAATATAAGGAATATAGAAAAAAGAAGGACTCACTCTTTAAGTAAATCCTCAAGAGAATCTTTTACTAAAAAGGAAACAGAACACACAAATGAGAAGAGGAGATATGAGAAGTATGCTAATAAATGTGAATTTGTGTCACTTAATATCTTAAATCTTATATCCAAACTAGATACAACAGATAGGAATAAGATAAATCACCTAAAAAACTACAAAAGGATTGAATTAGAGTGTAGAAAAGCGCCCGCAAGTGAACTTGAAGCAATCATATTCCCTATTATTGAAAATAACTATAAAAATCCATATTATTTGTGCAAATTTAATGATTATGGTTGTTTTAATAGAATAGTAGAGTATTTTAATGGCGATAAGAGTAAATTTGAAGTTAAGAAAGGAACTATTTACAAAAAGAGCACATTTAAACTTAAAGATTTCAACGACAATCGTAAGGATGCTTTACAAAAATTATTAGATAACAAAAAATATGAGCTTATAAAAGAAAAATACAGACAAGTAGACTTAGACATAGAATTTGCTAAGCTATTTAATAAATACAAGACAAAACCTCATTTTATCTTAGAGTACAAAAAGTATAAAGATTTGTCAAAATTCATAGAATATGTCAAAAAAAGTTATTCTAAAACAGAGACAAGAGAAGAAATAGATGCAAATAATAGGTGCGCTTTATTTAGCATAATACTAGACAGAGCCACTTATAGATACCCCAACACAGAGGACATAAGACTTAAGGTAAAGAATTACATGGCTAGCATTGAAAAGATAGAAGTTGCATTATTTAAAGACAATACATATCTTAACGAGTTTATGGAAAAATTAAAAAGTGAGGAGTTTATGTACACTAATGACAAAAAGAAAAACACGCTAAAAGTGGCAAATAATGTCTCTTGA
- a CDS encoding DUF685 domain-containing protein, protein MSQHIDTDNEIQIKDLNKKSKAEPNDLLLLDDPLTSCNAITYKNFYEQIREATYKDLPKLIEYLEKIDTIQDLKEDTSLEEINLNRGNIPTGRKEIIFYLDYSTKKIIPITLKTFAYKIYKHLFGVASQQDSDKTAVSNATQANDWKDDDLVTLLRRENGTLFKATYRDFFKKVKGELINTATKDTAINSNEDNICFYEKDKNRISITTFKRLVDAIISHYTTNENNIDTSYEKITFFDSKNYKFNAYNIDSLKKALDLATYETKANANAKYETKENANKTYVKKSYANSEYETKANVNNHYLKKTDASSVYETKANATKTYLPKASALVVYETKDNANNTYVKKSDASSVYETKANVNNTYVKKSEGITNGNLKLRLKDTFKNTYKASSITSTHQFILRNTSDNDIEILDFPVWLQGAPDDFGGTRTLNNDSHTNEGEYGKTHITLKLETRNETEIRIPQRFKNNSDAYIYLKISVQPIFYSSRGEKDNVKRVFVKFNDESAKREVFQFDAWGQKAHYSDGSYVGHIFPLYNGWYKIITLSDNTLDLIQV, encoded by the coding sequence ATGAGTCAACACATTGACACAGATAATGAAATTCAAATTAAGGATTTAAATAAAAAGTCAAAAGCAGAGCCTAATGACTTATTACTACTAGACGACCCACTAACTAGTTGTAATGCTATAACTTACAAAAACTTCTACGAACAAATACGAGAAGCTACCTACAAGGATTTACCTAAACTTATAGAATATTTAGAAAAAATAGATACAATACAAGACTTAAAAGAAGATACTTCCCTTGAAGAGATTAATCTTAATAGAGGTAATATCCCAACAGGTAGAAAAGAGATTATTTTTTATCTTGATTACTCTACTAAAAAAATAATTCCTATTACCCTTAAAACATTTGCATATAAAATATATAAACACTTATTTGGTGTAGCTAGTCAACAAGATTCAGACAAAACAGCTGTAAGTAATGCTACACAAGCTAACGATTGGAAGGATGATGATTTAGTTACTCTACTTAGAAGAGAAAATGGCACTCTTTTTAAAGCTACTTATAGAGATTTTTTCAAAAAAGTTAAAGGGGAACTAATTAATACCGCTACAAAAGACACAGCAATCAATTCTAATGAAGATAATATATGTTTTTATGAAAAAGACAAAAACAGAATCTCTATTACCACATTTAAAAGATTAGTAGATGCAATAATATCTCACTACACTACAAATGAGAATAACATTGATACTAGTTATGAAAAGATTACTTTTTTTGACTCTAAGAATTATAAATTTAATGCCTACAATATTGATAGCCTTAAGAAGGCTCTTGACTTAGCCACATATGAAACAAAAGCAAATGCAAATGCTAAATATGAAACAAAAGAGAATGCAAATAAAACATATGTAAAAAAATCATACGCAAATTCAGAATATGAAACAAAAGCAAATGTGAACAATCACTATCTAAAAAAAACAGACGCAAGTTCAGTATATGAAACAAAAGCAAATGCAACTAAGACATATCTACCAAAAGCAAGTGCATTAGTAGTATATGAAACAAAAGATAATGCAAATAATACATATGTAAAAAAATCAGATGCAAGTTCAGTATATGAAACAAAAGCAAATGTGAATAATACCTATGTAAAAAAATCAGAAGGAATAACTAATGGTAATCTTAAACTTAGACTAAAAGATACATTTAAAAACACCTATAAGGCTTCTAGTATAACATCAACTCATCAGTTTATATTACGCAATACAAGCGATAATGATATTGAAATATTAGATTTCCCTGTTTGGCTACAAGGTGCTCCAGATGATTTTGGGGGTACAAGGACACTAAATAATGACTCACACACAAATGAGGGTGAATACGGAAAAACACATATAACTTTAAAACTAGAAACCCGAAACGAAACAGAAATAAGAATACCACAAAGGTTTAAAAACAACTCAGATGCATATATATATCTAAAGATTAGCGTACAGCCTATCTTTTATAGCAGTAGAGGTGAAAAAGATAATGTTAAGCGTGTATTTGTTAAGTTTAACGATGAGTCAGCAAAACGAGAAGTATTCCAATTTGATGCATGGGGACAAAAAGCTCATTACTCAGACGGAAGTTATGTAGGACACATATTCCCTCTATATAACGGATGGTACAAGATTATAACATTATCAGACAACACACTAGACCTAATACAAGTATAA
- a CDS encoding ParA family protein codes for MDAKKVPKIISVASIKGGVGKSTTCLILAKLLAQKHRVLLIDMDTQASITSYYNKQLKEKDINVFYHNIHKVLNEQMLIDDSIVNIAPNIDIIPSYLSLQDFVEDFISNLVENYTIGNKEKMTYEDATLCLKNAMRFLPKEYDYILIDNPPSLDTILVNALLVSDYVIVPVVCELWTVESLALIKDKIRDRLKLNIPIYMMITKYKKRSTYEYLYNELAKRDDFLGTISERESLNRSVFSRIDFDIKYDYMNEYKSVLDNFMKRVESEF; via the coding sequence TTGGACGCCAAAAAGGTACCTAAAATAATATCAGTAGCAAGCATTAAGGGTGGTGTGGGTAAAAGCACTACTTGTTTAATACTAGCTAAACTGTTAGCGCAAAAACATAGAGTACTCTTAATAGATATGGATACACAAGCTTCTATTACTAGTTATTATAATAAGCAACTAAAAGAAAAAGATATTAATGTCTTTTATCATAATATACATAAAGTTTTAAATGAACAGATGCTTATAGATGATTCAATTGTAAACATAGCACCTAATATTGATATAATTCCTAGCTATTTATCTTTACAAGATTTTGTAGAAGACTTTATAAGTAATCTTGTAGAAAATTATACTATAGGTAATAAAGAAAAAATGACATATGAGGATGCTACTTTATGTTTAAAGAATGCTATGCGATTTTTACCAAAAGAATATGATTATATTTTAATTGATAACCCACCTTCACTAGATACTATTTTAGTGAATGCACTTCTTGTTAGTGATTATGTAATAGTTCCTGTTGTTTGTGAGTTATGGACAGTAGAAAGCCTTGCTCTAATAAAAGACAAAATAAGAGATAGATTAAAGCTTAATATCCCTATCTACATGATGATAACTAAATACAAGAAAAGAAGTACTTATGAGTATCTGTATAACGAGCTAGCGAAAAGAGATGATTTTTTAGGAACCATATCAGAGCGTGAGAGTTTAAATAGAAGTGTTTTTTCAAGAATTGATTTTGATATTAAGTATGATTATATGAATGAATATAAATCAGTACTAGATAATTTTATGAAAAGAGTAGAAAGTGAATTTTAA
- a CDS encoding BBA14 family lipoprotein, which produces MKHTFNTKIKLFTLFLFTLFIACTTIASIPIEPVMPKEHTLDSLTKYESQLLEYVIYLQVFLVNTKKKVNDKDYPTFTFFNTNKLESTQTINALKANIAYMKEYISLTKPIAEAVYRKYSKQINHK; this is translated from the coding sequence ATGAAACATACTTTTAATACAAAAATAAAGCTATTTACTCTATTCTTATTTACTCTATTCATAGCATGCACAACAATAGCTAGTATTCCCATAGAGCCTGTAATGCCAAAAGAGCACACACTTGACTCATTGACTAAATATGAGAGTCAATTACTTGAATATGTTATCTATTTACAAGTGTTTTTAGTTAACACAAAAAAGAAGGTCAATGATAAGGATTATCCTACATTTACTTTTTTTAATACAAATAAACTAGAAAGCACACAAACAATTAATGCTCTTAAAGCCAATATTGCTTATATGAAGGAATACATATCTCTAACTAAACCTATTGCAGAGGCTGTATATAGGAAATATTCAAAACAAATTAATCACAAATGA
- the tmk gene encoding dTMP kinase — protein sequence MNRCRVLNNFYVLEGVDGVGKSSIISAIKSLCVGKFNYHFTREPTDSCIGTLIREELGRESPLFSNKTIEYLLFADREEHIYGKGGVASLLLKTPPCAGHKVICDRYLLSSVVYQGNPVSLLDSPFPLPEVIFLIDSSIKRIMNRLEEKRKSGRIDRVELDRDSIIKIRNRYVEVLNRIDFSHLHTKIVVLENNVLGDIESNARKILKAISNQVYLDDLVSKNKPLVGSCVDF from the coding sequence GTGAATAGATGTAGGGTACTTAATAACTTTTATGTACTAGAGGGTGTAGATGGTGTAGGGAAGTCTAGTATAATATCTGCAATAAAGAGCTTATGTGTAGGTAAGTTTAATTACCATTTCACAAGAGAACCTACTGATAGTTGCATCGGTACTCTTATAAGAGAAGAGCTAGGAAGAGAATCGCCTTTATTTTCAAATAAAACAATAGAATATTTACTTTTTGCCGATAGAGAAGAGCATATATATGGTAAGGGTGGTGTAGCGTCTTTACTACTTAAAACACCCCCGTGCGCTGGGCATAAGGTAATATGTGATAGATATTTACTCTCTAGTGTTGTGTATCAAGGAAATCCTGTAAGCTTACTTGACTCACCTTTTCCCTTGCCTGAGGTAATATTTTTAATTGATTCATCTATAAAACGAATAATGAATAGGTTAGAAGAGAAAAGGAAGAGTGGTAGAATAGATAGAGTTGAACTTGATAGAGATTCTATCATTAAGATTAGAAATAGATATGTAGAAGTATTAAATAGGATTGATTTTTCACATCTTCATACAAAAATAGTGGTGTTGGAAAATAATGTGTTGGGTGATATTGAATCTAATGCGCGTAAAATCCTTAAGGCCATATCAAATCAAGTTTATTTAGATGATTTAGTTAGTAAAAACAAACCCCTTGTAGGCTCATGTGTGGATTTTTAG
- the bdr gene encoding Bdr family repetitive protein, with protein sequence MIQPQSLNTENFNEHITQEVIYKEFVKLGMQEVIANDLSRRYYHNELTYKDLEYLGNKFDLKLEKLEDNLKNEMEINKKEMEINMMEIKSTLRLHNWMFGTIITLNLGLILTLIPILYTILKK encoded by the coding sequence ATGATACAACCACAGTCTTTAAATACAGAAAATTTCAATGAACATATAACACAAGAGGTTATATATAAAGAATTTGTGAAATTAGGCATGCAGGAAGTTATTGCAAATGATTTATCTAGGCGTTATTATCACAATGAACTTACTTATAAAGACTTGGAATATTTAGGTAATAAATTTGATTTGAAGTTGGAAAAATTAGAAGATAATTTAAAGAATGAAATGGAAATTAATAAAAAAGAAATGGAAATTAATATGATGGAAATTAAGAGTACTTTAAGATTACATAATTGGATGTTTGGAACTATTATTACGCTTAATCTTGGCCTTATTTTAACACTAATCCCTATACTATATACCATATTAAAAAAATAG
- a CDS encoding chromosome replication/partitioning protein produces the protein MKIDKNTEIIQNRIIDNSVYDERDKKKNRFNELVNKLKLLEKRDISNKIEAMKILAEIYDDGLYIIAGYRQFGAFAKTCFISGSRVYIFVRIGQKLREGVITEQDIINNGINYIREIIQKEDYKALREGENKTKSTPLRIMLPSDTAYSYFKSNTKFTSYALARIYDEHRQLLDNLFYEYNQEKKQRRIHDTEDIIEAEEEQQTVEEKKHKKVKVITSK, from the coding sequence ATGAAAATAGATAAAAACACAGAGATAATACAAAATAGAATTATTGATAATAGTGTATATGATGAGAGAGATAAAAAAAAGAATAGATTTAATGAATTGGTTAATAAATTAAAATTATTAGAAAAGAGAGATATATCAAATAAAATAGAAGCAATGAAAATATTAGCGGAGATATATGATGATGGATTGTATATAATTGCGGGATATAGGCAGTTTGGAGCATTTGCCAAAACTTGTTTCATATCAGGTTCAAGAGTATATATTTTTGTTAGAATAGGGCAAAAATTAAGAGAAGGTGTAATAACAGAACAAGATATCATTAACAATGGAATTAATTATATAAGAGAAATCATACAAAAAGAAGATTATAAGGCGTTAAGAGAGGGAGAAAATAAAACTAAATCTACTCCTTTAAGGATTATGTTGCCATCAGATACTGCGTATTCATACTTTAAGTCAAACACAAAGTTTACATCTTATGCTTTAGCTAGGATTTATGATGAGCATAGACAATTGTTAGATAACTTATTTTATGAATATAATCAGGAAAAGAAACAAAGGAGAATACATGATACAGAAGATATTATTGAAGCAGAGGAAGAGCAACAAACAGTAGAGGAAAAGAAGCATAAAAAGGTAAAAGTGATAACATCTAAGTAA
- a CDS encoding ERF family protein, which yields MSSVVDSNMESEVSKPDALRELELFCELRKLKTYLKPIAKNGRCHIGKDKGYDYFHIDDILETIDSVINEHEINVAIWQEIKYEMLDGVKIDYIETMFVHTKNGYKHIIKTDLNMSETIEVYKLDMQYKSEYANVTKTERRQANNTIQQVMGSSFTYFCRYVLVKFFGITELLEDNDCNTGGNHTSKVVGSAIHADRQTQASSHKTYNNNDNGNGSGHNKKDLDTPEERQKLYNALDKLANREGASKLKFYVANKLISVVSGWYYAKGFKDKIEERITSFSKLEYKFKDKIEEIKRDREREKLIQEGAEKLMKGALEELDDSDLDGSDNYPYSYSSVRFGDELDNNYGVER from the coding sequence ATGAGTAGTGTAGTAGATAGCAATATGGAGAGTGAAGTAAGTAAGCCAGATGCTTTAAGAGAACTTGAACTTTTTTGTGAACTTCGTAAACTTAAGACATACTTAAAGCCAATAGCTAAGAATGGAAGATGCCACATAGGCAAGGATAAGGGATATGACTATTTTCATATTGATGATATTTTAGAAACAATTGATTCTGTTATTAATGAGCATGAAATTAATGTTGCTATATGGCAGGAAATTAAATATGAAATGTTAGATGGAGTTAAGATTGATTATATTGAGACTATGTTTGTACACACAAAGAATGGGTATAAGCACATAATTAAGACAGACCTTAACATGAGTGAAACAATTGAAGTTTATAAACTTGATATGCAGTATAAGAGTGAGTATGCAAATGTTACTAAGACAGAAAGAAGACAGGCTAATAACACCATACAACAAGTCATGGGTTCATCATTTACTTATTTTTGTAGATATGTTTTAGTTAAGTTTTTTGGTATTACAGAGCTACTAGAAGATAATGATTGCAATACGGGGGGCAATCATACAAGTAAGGTAGTAGGAAGTGCTATTCATGCGGATAGACAGACACAAGCTAGCAGTCATAAGACTTACAACAACAATGATAATGGTAATGGTAGTGGTCACAATAAAAAAGATTTGGATACGCCAGAAGAGAGACAAAAGCTATATAACGCATTAGATAAGCTAGCCAACAGAGAAGGTGCTAGTAAGTTGAAATTCTATGTTGCAAATAAGCTTATAAGTGTAGTCTCAGGATGGTATTATGCTAAGGGATTTAAAGACAAGATAGAAGAGAGAATTACTAGTTTTAGCAAACTAGAGTACAAATTTAAGGATAAGATAGAAGAGATTAAAAGAGACCGTGAGCGTGAAAAGTTGATACAGGAAGGGGCAGAGAAGCTTATGAAGGGGGCTCTTGAGGAATTAGACGATTCGGATTTAGATGGTAGTGATAATTACCCTTATAGCTACTCTTCTGTTCGATTTGGAGACGAACTAGATAATAATTATGGTGTAGAGAGGTAG